Proteins from a genomic interval of Pogoniulus pusillus isolate bPogPus1 chromosome 30, bPogPus1.pri, whole genome shotgun sequence:
- the PSMD9 gene encoding 26S proteasome non-ATPase regulatory subunit 9: MAQRSGSRPVTISDVQQLVKRKDEIEAQIKACYELLDSQKGVGMNEPLVDAEGFPRNDIDLYQVRTARHNIICLQNDHKALMKQVEEALHQLHAREKEKHAKDEAEALAEAMRQNQSMPQAFAKVNSVTPGSPASISGLQVDDEIVEFGSVNVNNFQNLQNIATVVQHSEGRPLSVTVIRGGKKVHVGLTPKRWAGKGLLGCNIIPLQR; encoded by the exons ATGGCGCAGCGCTCCGGGAGTCGCCCTGTCACCATCAGCGATGTGCAGCAGCTGGTGAAGAGGAAGGACGAGATCGAGGCGCAGATCAAGGCTTGCTACGAGCTGCTGGACAGT CAAAAGGGCGTGGGGATGAACGAGCCGCTGGTGGACGCCGAGGGGTTTCCCCGTAACGACATCGACCTCTACCAAGTGCGAACCGCCCGGCACAACATCATCT GTTTGCAGAATGATCACAAGGCCCTGATGAAGCAGGTGGAGGAAGCTCTCCACCAGTTGCATGCCCGGGAGAAGGAGAAGCACGCCAAGGATGAGGCAGAGGCCTTGGCTGAGGCAATGAGGCAGAACCAGAGCATGCCACAGGCCTTTGCCAAAGTGAACTCAGTGACTCCAGGGTCTCCTGCAAGTATCTCA GGACTTCAGGTAGATGATGAGATTGTGGAGTTTGGTTCTGTCAATGTGAACAACTTCCAGAACCTGCAGAACATAGCCACAGTGGTGCAGCACAGCGAAGGG AGACCTCTGAGCGTGACTGTGATCCGCGGTGGCAAAAAAGTGCATGTGGGGCTGACTCCAAAGCGCTGGGCTGGGAAGGGCCTCCTGGG cTGCAATATCATTCCTTTGCAAAGATGA
- the HPD gene encoding 4-hydroxyphenylpyruvate dioxygenase: MGEHLVKHGDGVKDIAFEVEDCDFIVQKAKERGAVVVKEPWVEEDKFGKVKFAVIQTYGDTTHTLIEKLNYKGLFLPGYHPPLFKDPLLPKLPSAKLSFVDHVVGNQPDLQMVPVADWYQKNLLFHRFWSVDDKQVHTEFSALRSIVVTNYEETIKMPINEPAPGKKKSQIQEYIDYYGGAGVQHIALNTSDIITAITNLKQRGVQFMDVPSSYYQVLRERLKTAKIKVKENIDKLAELKILVDFDEKGYLLQIFTKPVQDRPTVFLEVIQRYNHQGFGAGNFKSLFEAIETEQDARGNLTILGSNGETRRM; the protein is encoded by the exons ATGGGAGAGCACCTGGTGAAGCACGGTGATGGGGTGAAGGACATTGCCTTTGAAGTGGAGGACTGTGACTTCATTGTCCAG AAAGCCAAGGAGCGCGGAGCTGTGGTGGTGAAGGAGCCCTGGGTGGAGGAGGACAAATTCGGGAAGGTGAAGTTTGCAGTGATCCAGACG TATGGTGACACCACCCACACCTTGATCGAAAAGCTCAACTACAAGGGCCTTTTCCTACCTGGGTATCACCCACCTCTCTTCAAGGACCCCTTGCTGCCAAAGCT ACCAAGTGCCAAGCTCAGCTTTGTTGACCATGTTGTGGGGAACCAACCTGACCTCCAGATGGTTCCAGTGGCAGACTG GTACCAGAAGAACCTGCTCTTCCACCGCTTCTGGTCAGTGGACGACAAGCAGGTGCACACTGAGTTCAGTGCCCTGCGCTCCATCGTGGTCACCAACTACGAAGAGACCATTAAGATGCCCATTAATGAGCCAGCACCTGGCAAGAAGAAATCCCAGATTCAG GAATACATCGATTACTACGGTGGGGCTGGAGTCCAGCACATCGCACTGAACACCTCTGACATCATTACAGCA ATCACCAACCTGAAGCAGCGAGGCGTGCAGTTCATGGATGTGCCATCCAGCTACTACCAGGTGCTGCGGGAGAGGCTGAAAACTGCCAAAATCAAAGTGAAGGAGAACATTGACAAGCTGgcg gaacTAAAAATCCTAGTGGATTTTGATGAGAAAGGCTACTTGCTCCAGATCTTCACCAAGCCAGTCCAAGACAGACCCACTGTCTTTCTGGAGGTGATCCAGCGATATAACCACCAG GGCTTTGGCGCTGGCAACTTCAAGTCTCTGTTTGAAGCGATAGAAACGGAACAGGACGCAAGAGGAAACCTGACCATCCTGGGGTCCAACGGGGAGACCAGGCGCATGTAG